In Festucalex cinctus isolate MCC-2025b chromosome 17, RoL_Fcin_1.0, whole genome shotgun sequence, the genomic stretch TGGTGGTGTCCATCGCTGTGGTTCTGCTCTGCTTCTACTTGCACGCCAAGAAGAAGCGTGCGGCGTATGacgtcaccatggcaaccgtTCAAGAGGATGGCAGCTCCTCCATCCAAACCATTTCACGAGTTGAAGGCCAGGAGGTGGCAGAGAGGCACTGCGACAGACTGCCACCCCGCTACAGCACCACTGACCTCCCGCCACCTTACTCACTGGTGGgtttaaattatataaatatatattaggcATGTCAAAATAAGCCCATTAAATTTGAAATTCCACAACTTCATGTTAAAAGGTTTGATAGCTCTTACTatggatagaaaaaaaatgcactgagctgtcaccgtcttacaaatgcaattatgccatctagtggcaaataATGACCCACACAAATCTATGACACTTGTTTTATACAGTACATCCTTTCAATTTCATCAAATATGAATTTGaagtatcaatgactaaaagaggcCACCATATCTCTATTAGCtcaacatttttccccccactttcaTGCCGAGTATGACAACTTATAAGTAAATTATTTAGAACTGATATATTTGCGATGCAATTcttgattaaatttttttagatTATATACATACAAGGGATGTCAAAATCAGTGCATTATTAATGCGTTAGCCTCAAGTTTTCAGATTCTAATCTCTTTCCAGTTTGACCCCAAGCTGACGGGCATCTGGCCAGGTGGCCCTCCCCCCACCTATGAGATGTATCCAATCACGTTGCCTCTGGCTCCTCATCTCTGGAGGACCACCTCGAGACCGCCATCTCCCTCTACCAGCCCCCACCCGCCCACAGGGCATCCGACATTTGAACCTTTACCGACACAGCGTGTTTCATGATGAACATGTTTTGTTGCTCTGCATCAAAAATTGAATGTCAATACAATGTAAATTTCCAtctgcacatacacacaccaacACTTGCCTTTGAGTGATAAGGATACTTTTTATTACAATACACTACTTGTAAGTTGaaggtaaaataaatatatgttgtAGAGGTTGCCAATAGTGTTGTAACATGTTTTGAAAAATCCAATGAATGAATCCTTGGCTTTTTGAAACACCTTAAggcaaaaatatgtatttatattgtaCTGCATGTATGTCACAAATGACATCAACTAGAACAGAACATGAAAAGCTAACAAATGTGTCTGTCTACTTTCCTGCTAaaaatcacgtttttttttgttatgcaatTCTCAGTGCTATAAACACAAGTAAACCAAGCAAGGTTGTGGCCAAAAGGTCGATGTTGGCTCGTTTTCGACAGTTCCATGTAGAGAAGTGCAGCAATATATGCCTAACGTGTTCTATTGCTGTTCATTTTCCAGGCGAGTGAAGAAACACAAGTAAAGCACATTTGTCAACAAATACAATCATACTATAAAATGAGGTGGCAAAATACATGGAATTTAATACAAATATCACACATTTGGTATGTTACCATCACCTACTTGTCTTTCTTTTAGCAATCCAATGTAAACATTACACTACATTAAGGATTTAAGATCCGGAAGCTAAAAGATAAATACACCCTTCCCACATAATGGACCTCACTAAACAAAGAATGGACATTCAACTACATTTTCTTGATCTAGGGGGAAACAATCAATGAATTGATTAAATGctaatgttgattatttttgtttattgggATGGGAGAATCGGAATGTTGTATTGACCAAAGATAATGACATGACATATGAATATGTCAATGTCCTATACAGCTGTTCTTcttttgactttaaaaaaataaaataaaataaaaaacaaaaaaaataagaaattaaaaaacagaCGGAATCAACAGCACCCACGCTGGCTACAGCCAAGTACTACATCCCATTTTAACCCTGTTGCGTCAGGATTCAATTACTGTTTTGTGGCATATTTGTAGTTATTTACATGCTTTCTTGGGGAACCAATTATCCATTTTTTGCTATTTCCATGCCTAGCCCAAATATAAGTACTGCTCTGACACCATCGTGTGGCATTTTGGTGCTAAGGAACAATGCTGAACAAATATGCAAATGCAACACTTATGATTATTGCTCGCTTTTTGCATGAACACAAAGATTTAAGACCGCTTCTCCATCAACATACAGACTTATGTTTCACTTTTAGCATTCCAGAATTTACCTTAAATTGTTGGCATAACACATCAATCTTATGTGTGACATGCTGAGGTGGAGTGAAGTAACTAACACAGATTCAGGCATTCGAGAGAAAAAGTCTTTTTCTTTGTCcagaaatggagaaaaaaaaacaaaaataactaattttggTTCAGTTAATTTGGAGTGAGGGTGAGGAGCTGTCTGATAGTAAAGCACCGgttgtgctttgctgccatcttgtggcatctatacaGAATTATAAAATTGCTCACCCCCTAAAGATCTTCGTATCCCGAGCCCCCtcaaagacaaaagaaaaaaaaaaatggaggtacATTGTAGCCCACCGTCAGTCCCACACAATGGCCTCAAAAATCTAGAACTCTGTTACCAAGTTTGCGCTTAGCTCTCCACCTATTCACAGGATTGCACTATAGACCAAGATCCAACTCTACAACCACTTCAGTatcaacaaaatgacaaattaagTACAACACAACTTACGTTCCCGCCCCTGAATGGTGCAAAAGCGAGCGAAATTTAATGGTCCACGGTGATCCAGCTCAAAAGACCCAGCTGACGGGCACCCACTGCTGCTCGTTTGACAGTTTTTCCATGGCGGCACGCACGCTCCGGAACGTGGCTTCGAGGCCGTCGTTGACGATGCACAGGTCAAAGTAATGTTCGTAGGCCCTCTTGATGCGCTCGCTCTCATCCACCGTCCTCTTGAGCTCAGAGTCCTGAAGGGTTTGGGGGGGAAGAATTTCGGTTTTGTAAGGCGCTCGTggtttcatttttcattcataGCAAGGACTAAGTCAGTATGCATTTCCGTCGACTAATAAAGACAAGGCATAAAtgcacttcacttaataaaaactgaattAAAGTCTACGGCCATTTTAGTTGATGAACAAAGACAAgacgaaaatgatatgattttatATAATACTGTCTCTGCGACACTATCATGTGACACACACTTTCAAGTCTGTCACTAATGAGCACATGacacagacaggaggtggattcacggtgacaAGTAaaaatcatcataatcataattgTAGCATAAATCAAACAGCTACAATGGTTCCAACAATGATGTTAATCCAACCACTAACAATCCTGGCTAATTTACGGGCTCATTGGAGCCATGGTACACTTGTTGACATACTGTAATTGggtgtcaagttgttttgcaTCAAAAAGTTGAGAAATTTTTGTGATGTTTTAGAGCCAAAATTTTCAACATTatctgtttacaaaaaaaaaacaaaaaaaacaaaaacaaaaacatacatatacagtatacaacaACAAGGGTagaatgattgtcctgacaagattaaaacatttacagttgttgactaaaactagacaaatgtcttggactaaaatcaagactaaaatgctcaatttaaagttgactaaacaaaaacagaattaaTTTGACTGATTATGGTAAAAGCTAACAAGCATGACTGAAACTGGATTAAAAACTGACAAGTTTAAAAACGTCTGATAAAATCAGCACTGATTTGCACTCACCGTTAACTGTTTAGTTACCACTCCTGACTCGATGGCCGACCTGTTCATGGCCTTGAGGACCTCAAAATCGGGAGCCTCGATGAAAACGACGTAGGGCAGAAACTCAGACGTCCGTAGGACTTTGACAGCCTTGAGAAAATTTGAGGGGTTACTGTTGCTGCATCGTGCAAAACAGTTTGCCCAGAAAGTGTATTTCAAATTCATCCATGAAAATATCAACCAAATGCAAACATTCTGGACTTCCTGTGAGTAGATTCCTCTACCTGTGGGTTGACATCCAGTATGCAGATCTTGCCCGTTTCCGTAACCTCGTGTATGGAGTTGATTTTCGTACCATATAAGTTGCCGTCGTACTCGCCGTGCTCCAAGAAACGCCCGTTTTTGATGTCGCACTCCATTTCGCTGCGCGTCATGAAACAATACATTTGACCGTCTCTCTCGTCCACCTTTGGCTTTCGGCTGGTGACTTGAGGGGGGGGGAAAGCAGAGATGAGACGTAACGATCGGGGCGAGCCGCGCCATTCGTCCGGCGTATGTCGTCACTCACATGGGATGGTGGTGCCGTACCGCTGGGGATCCAACACCAGCAGCTTGTTCTTCAGACTGCGCCGGCCGACGCCCTGCGCGCCAATCAGGACCAGCGTCTTCCTTCTGAAGGGCGGCACCTTGGCAACCTCCTCGTAGATCCGCAGCTCATGACGGTCAAATTCTTCCAGAGAAACACCAATTGTTAGCAATTGGATTCTGTGTAGAAGGGAGGTCCAACTGCTTTTATTCCCTCCCAGGTACCTGCATTCTTGGTGGTTAAATACatcatctttttcttctttttaccgCCCATTCCAGCACACAAAGGACCTGAGTGAAACACATTTACCATTCTTGGGTTTGCCAGCAATTTCAATGGAAGTAACAAGAGAACACATTGTAGATTTTCACAAGGAGTATCGGATGTTATACGCAGATgtagccactagatggcaccatACAAACACTGAGTGTCCCTTTGTGTGGTTGTGAGAAAGAGGGAAAGATGTCTTTTTGTGAAGAGGCATAAACCTTTGTGTTTATAACACCCTCCCccaccaaagggaaaaaaaacagctatccAATATTTTGAACGGCCAATTTGTTGGTTTTAGATAAAGAGGGGGCAATGAAGGTCTTTCCCTGCTTCCAATGGTGTTTACAGTATGTCAATGGCTTGTTCTGCAGAAAGTGAAGTGCAGTTTTGTGACTCACCTCACAGCTTTTGTCTGCTAATGACTGTGCGCAACACATGAATGGAAAAAAGCTCTGCAAAGTTTGTGCTCAAGGctcatattttaattttaaactaaCAGCTGCACCAGGTCATGTGTTCATTGAAACATgaagtgttttatttaatgATCCAGTTTCATCTGTAATTTAAATATGTAAATgaatttcatgaaataaaagtgaaaaatctCATGTCTACATAATCTTGCAACTACGTAATTTTGCAACTATACAATGGATCAATGTCCAATTATTCAATGTGATAAATACTAAAtgcatgaaaacattttattttaccttTTTAAATGCAGAAATTAGTGCAGCAGACATCACACGACTGGCGACGAAGGCTGCCATATTTTGCTCAACCCCACcacttatttgtatttatagcaAAGCAAATGACCAAATGTGATATATCAAATAATAATTAGGctatttttgacaaaaataaattttaaaaagtgtcATGCACATCaagtatttttccattttactggtgtgtatatatatatatatatatatatatatatatatatatatatatatatatatatattaggaaaTAATTCCTTAATTTGCTCAATAATGCAGGACTCTAGATTTAGGAAATGCATTTACAATGCTCGTTGAATATCGATCGTCAATCAATTAATCCTACCACGGCTGATTGCAAAACTGAATAATCGGCCTGAGCCCGTGCCACCTGAGTCATGCCAGTGCTCATTGCAAGCACTCCAGCGCTCATAGGCAGACTGGAGAGGTGACGTCTCGTGTGAAATGCATTCAGGATACGGAGCGGCACAGATGCTGTCTTTGTTCTCAGTGTCTTTATGCAAGCATGGGGTCAAATCTGCATAAATTTAAAGTGTTTCTCTCCGTCGGCTTTGTTGTTTGTGAGCTGACAGGAAGAGGCGTGTCGCCTCAAGTAGTACCTGCAGTTACGAGCTCCAGATCTCTCTTCACAAATGCTTTCCTCTTCTCCTCCAGGAGCTGACTTGGAATTAATCCGGCGCTACCTCCTTGGATGTGGCAGGCCTGAGAAAGACGCAAGATGAGCAACACCTCACCTATGCCTATGACTTTAAGCGGGAGGCTGTGCTGACCTGCCACCAGTTCAAGTCTTCCTGGTTGAAAATCTGTAGAATGTCTCCACTACAGAAGCTCAGTCCTGCCTCTTTACATGGAATCAAGTTATCGTGGGACGGGTCATAGTCAAAATGACACTTGACAAAAGCCTGGAACGACACAGTTGTGATTACATACAAAAAAGGAATCAAAACAGAAGTACATTTGCATATAGTTTATATAATACTGTTACCTCTCAAGGCTAAGcattattaattttgaacaATCAAATTGCTCTCCGTCTCAGTTTAAGGCTCATAACGACAATGTTCCCATGATAGGACACCAACAGAGAGAAACAAGGAGAGAGCCAGCGAGCCAAAATGCGTAGCCATGGAAACCATTCCCTCCCCCTTCTACCCTTGACGCCTTTTCTCATACTCCAGTGATGTatgatcaattaaaaaataaaaataataaaaataaataaataaaataaaaaatacacgcgcacacacacgcacccccacagctgtgtgtgtgtgtcttgctCTGAAACGTTTTAGATGCTTCAGCAGAAGGTGTGAGCTCAATGGATGGGACTGAGATTATGATCACAGGGctaggacaaaacaaaacagtctagTAGACACTACCTTTTGAAATACTGACAATTGGAGTCACTTTACATTTTACAATTGGGGCATTTGGTatgggaggaccaaaaatgccaaaataataaatacacaaaaagcggaaaaaataaataaataataataaaaaaataataccacaaaaatgaatataaatgaaaatataaagtaaataaaattaatgcGGAAATAAATAAGCAggcattattttcagtattattttGGCATATTTGAAGGCACTTGTGCCCAACTCAATTTATTTAAACTGTGCCGCAACAACAATAGAAACTGTCTCAGGCAAACAATATCTTAAATCATGGTGGCATGACAAACAATTGCATTCATGCTAACGAAGTCTCCACTACAGACAAaaacagacccccccccccttttttttttttttgcaggccaTTGGTTTGGAAAgcggatgtttgtttgttggctGACAAAACAATTGGCAGCCACTTTCCTCTTCAATGCCATCACTAAAAATGCTAATATTGAAACACTCGCTGCATATTTGATCGCATGGGATTAAATGTCAGGCAATCACTACAGTGCTATGCGAATCAGATAGCCATCTAAAATATCACTTTACATCTGGTTAAGTGACAAAAACAATGATTAAATATTGGAGATAATGTCACTTAGAACATCCAACTACAAAATGAGATTTTTGCTTACCTAACAACGTTAATGCTCAAAAAACccaaaatcaatttaaaaaacaacaacaacaacaacaaaaaaaacttgtgcttagaacttttttttttttttttttttttttttttttttttttgtgtcttggcCATGGTAattcataatcacatttttttttgttgaatttttctttttcttcaaaaatgcCAATTATGTgcctaacaatttttttttctgctagcaTGCACAATTGCACATGCTGTGATCGTTAAGGTTTGTCCTACTTATTGGGACAAGATATGTGTATGTCTGAGCTGACCTGTCTGGGCGTGTGCGGCTCCTGGTAACTGGGCAGAATCTTGAGCACCACGCTGCCACTCGCCTCCTTCAGCATCTCCTGCAGGACTTTGGGGTCGTTGCCCACCTCCTTGCCGTTCACCTCCTTGATGATGTCACCCACGTGCAGCAGACCTTGCTGGTCAATCATGCCGCCGTGAAGGATCCGGGCGATCACAAGCTCGCCGCTCTCCACGCGGAACGTCACTCCCTTTTCAACACAAGTGTTTGTTTAAGGAGCATAATGAGTTCtaataatttttcatttcagtttatatttattttgttttgacttttgccTCAATGGATTTATGTCATACTGAACACCAGAAAAAATATGTTCAACACAAGGAAATTTAGAAGACTTTGAATTGACTCGGATTCCTTTCTTGAATATGATTTCAGATTAAGTTGATTtctgtgtttatgttttttttgtgcaattgctTAGTGGAGACAAACAGgggtatatttattatttttggtccatttctatttttaattagtgTCGTTTTGGAAAAGGggaaaaccataaaaaaaataacctctTTATATTAGTTTTAGCATTTAATAATAGATGAAGTATTTCTGGAgtgtaaaatggaaaaaaagaaagaaaaaaaaaaggcaaacagtAAGGTATTGAGCTTTAAACTACAATTCCCACTACTACAATGAAAAAGCAGCCAAAAACAAGTTAATAATATCAGTCAAAAGTTAACAATGAAAACAGAAAcccaagtgatttttttttaagttaatcatTTTCCACTTCTGCACATCTGAATAGTAATACTGAAACAAATTTTTAGTTTTCAACAAgcattcaaaaaagaaaaaagaaaaagaaaaaagagcctGGACATTAGAATATTTTAAAGCAGAAGGAGGTCTATACAGTACTTAGCAATGACACCGAGTATTTATCCACAAACTAATAAACTGACTACAGATAAATCTCTATTTTGTGTCATGGAATGGAATCATTTTCCCCCTTCTTATAAACAAggctacaaaaagaaaaaaaaaaaatctagttgcAGGTTGATGAGTTTATTCATCAGCTACTTACAAGGTGCTCACCAGACACCTTGCGGATGCCCACCATCCGGACAGCATCAGGCGGCACGGGTTGGCTGTTGAGGGCTGCGTCCATGAAGGCGCAAGGGCTGGGAGGAGGAGTCTCATAATTTTTGGAAGCGACGGAATCATGCGTCTCCAGGAGAGACTTTatgagggagggaaaaaaaagatgcaagaaAATGTTGAGGGTCACAGTAATGTGATGGCAATAATCACGCTACAATGCAAATACAAAGACTCTCTGACTTGAGCTCACTACAGCCATGAAGCTTACAGGAACTTCGAATCAATCATATTGATGCTGGCGCAGCATGCGCCATTAAGCCTAAACTCCAATCCAGGCCTTATTTAGATTTTGGAGACCTGAAAGTGAGGCTCCTTCAGGATGCGGACCAGCTCGTCGGCTGCTTGGCTCCTGCGTGTCAGAGGGCTGAGCTCCTTGAGGATTTCCTGGACCAGCTCCACGTTGTTCTCCCTCACCGCCTCCAGCTTGGGCTCCTCCAAGCGCTCATGAGCCTTGGGATTTATGAGGACAAAGTAGATTGTACAAGAGGTGAATTTTGGCCAACGCATATTAGCATGTGTATATTTCCCAGTCTTTTGCTGAGCTGTTGATTCCAATTTAAttacaagtgaaaataacaatgaccaCTATCAGTAGCAACCGCTCAGCACATACTAGtaccttgtacatttttctgtgTGCTCTGAGAAACATTAATATTTCAGGCAACCATGAATTTTTCACTTTCTCCTCCTCTACAGTCAAGGACATATGGTTTCTATATTTCCGatccagggtcagcagcaaaCAATGAG encodes the following:
- the mpp2b gene encoding MAGUK p55 subfamily member 2b isoform X2, whose product is MPVATSFSDTVMHHQALDTLSDSINSTTANDLDLIFLKGIMESPVAHERLEEPKLEAVRENNVELVQEILKELSPLTRRSQAADELVRILKEPHFQSLLETHDSVASKNYETPPPSPCAFMDAALNSQPVPPDAVRMVGIRKVSGEHLGVTFRVESGELVIARILHGGMIDQQGLLHVGDIIKEVNGKEVGNDPKVLQEMLKEASGSVVLKILPSYQEPHTPRQAFVKCHFDYDPSHDNLIPCKEAGLSFCSGDILQIFNQEDLNWWQACHIQGGSAGLIPSQLLEEKRKAFVKRDLELVTAGPLCAGMGGKKKKKMMYLTTKNAEFDRHELRIYEEVAKVPPFRRKTLVLIGAQGVGRRSLKNKLLVLDPQRYGTTIPFTSRKPKVDERDGQMYCFMTRSEMECDIKNGRFLEHGEYDGNLYGTKINSIHEVTETGKICILDVNPQAVKVLRTSEFLPYVVFIEAPDFEVLKAMNRSAIESGVVTKQLTDSELKRTVDESERIKRAYEHYFDLCIVNDGLEATFRSVRAAMEKLSNEQQWVPVSWVF
- the mpp2b gene encoding MAGUK p55 subfamily member 2b isoform X1 → MAGSLFGRLSLEEGDSAFCLEGLEMKLGGGVMHHQALDTLSDSINSTTANDLDLIFLKGIMESPVAHERLEEPKLEAVRENNVELVQEILKELSPLTRRSQAADELVRILKEPHFQSLLETHDSVASKNYETPPPSPCAFMDAALNSQPVPPDAVRMVGIRKVSGEHLGVTFRVESGELVIARILHGGMIDQQGLLHVGDIIKEVNGKEVGNDPKVLQEMLKEASGSVVLKILPSYQEPHTPRQAFVKCHFDYDPSHDNLIPCKEAGLSFCSGDILQIFNQEDLNWWQACHIQGGSAGLIPSQLLEEKRKAFVKRDLELVTAGPLCAGMGGKKKKKMMYLTTKNAEFDRHELRIYEEVAKVPPFRRKTLVLIGAQGVGRRSLKNKLLVLDPQRYGTTIPFTSRKPKVDERDGQMYCFMTRSEMECDIKNGRFLEHGEYDGNLYGTKINSIHEVTETGKICILDVNPQAVKVLRTSEFLPYVVFIEAPDFEVLKAMNRSAIESGVVTKQLTDSELKRTVDESERIKRAYEHYFDLCIVNDGLEATFRSVRAAMEKLSNEQQWVPVSWVF
- the LOC144005087 gene encoding uncharacterized protein LOC144005087 — protein: MTFVNVFQYLFPCLVVSIAVVLLCFYLHAKKKRAAYDVTMATVQEDGSSSIQTISRVEGQEVAERHCDRLPPRYSTTDLPPPYSLFDPKLTGIWPGGPPPTYEMYPITLPLAPHLWRTTSRPPSPSTSPHPPTGHPTFEPLPTQRVS